Within the Vagococcus carniphilus genome, the region TATTGGTTATTCCCCAATTGCAATATCGAAAAAATCCGGATGGATATTTTTTAATTGTAGATGATTATGAAGCTTATCAAGAAAAATTTAGTAAATAAAAATAATTTTAGGAGGATTTTATAATGAGAATATTAATATCATGTGCGAATGGATCAGGAACAAGTTTGATGATGATGAGAAGTACAGAAAAAGCGATGAAGGAATTGAATATTCCAATTACTAAAATACATCATTGTTCAATTTCAGAAGGAAAAAGCTCAGCAACACAATACGATGTTGTTTTCACTCCAGTTAATTTTTTAGGTATGTTTGATCAAGCTATTAAAAAAGGTGTAACTGTTGTTGGTATAAAAAATGTTATGTCTCATAAAGAAATTGGAGAAAAATTTACAGAAACAAACTTATATGAACGCATAAAAACTAAATAAGTAAGGAGAATAAATATGACACGTCCGAATTTACAAATTGCTCTTGATCACAATACGTTGGAATCTGCTCTAGCGAATGTTACTAAAGTAGGTGACATTGTTGATATTTTAGAAGTAGGAACTATATTATGTTTACAAGAAGGTAATCAAGCAATTCGATGTATTAAAGAAATATTTCCTGAAAAAAAAATAGTTGCAGATACTAAATGTGCAGATGCAGGGGGAACAGTTGCTAAAAATGTAGCAGATGCTGGAGCAGACTGGATGACAGTTATTTGTTGTGCGACACTTCCAACAATGGAAGCTGCAAAAAAAGAAGTAGAAGAGCTGCAAGTTGAATTATATGGTGATTGGACATTTGAACAAGCAGAGTCATGGAGAGCGATCGGAATTAAACAGGCCATTTACCATCAAAGTAGAGATGCTTTATTATCAGGTGAAACTTGGGGAGAAAAAGATTTAACAAAAGTAAAAAAATTAATTGAATTAGGGTTTAATGTTTCTGTGACAGGTGGATTAAATGTTGAGACGCTAAAATTGTTTGAAGGAATTGATGTTTATACGTTTATTACTGGAAGAGGTATAACAGCTGCAAAGGATCCTGTACAGGCAGCTAATGATTTCAAAAATGAAATAGTTCGAATTTGGGGTGAGTGATAATGCCACAAATTGGTATTTACGAAAAAGCATTGCCGAAAGAAATAAGTTGGGAGGAAAGACTTCGATTAACTAAAAAGATGGGATTTGATTTTATTGAGATGTCTATTGATGAGACAGATGAACGTCTAGCTAGACTTGATATGTCACAGGATGAAATAAAAAAAATCAGAACTTGTTGTCAGGTAGAAGGAGTTCGAATTAACTCAATTTGTCTGAGTGGGCATAGAAGATTTCCTTTTGGCTCAAATAATCTAGAGAAAAGAAAGCAAGCCGAAATTATATTAAATAAAGCAATAGAATTAGCTCATCAATTAGGGATAACAATCATTCAAATTGCTGGATATGATGTTTATTATGAAGAAAAAAGTATGCTTTCGAGGGAAAGGTTTATCGATGGATTAATAAAAGGTGTCAAAAAGGCATCTGAATACGGCATTATTTTATCGATTGAAATAATGGATGACCCATTTATGAATTCTATACAGAAATTTTTAGAGATAAAAAAACAAATACCTTCGCCTTTCTTACAAGTATATCCAGACTTGGGAAATTTATCCGCATGGTCTGAAAATAATCCTTCTCAAGAGATTGAACTTGGGATTGATGCTATAACTTCTATCCATTTAAAGGACACATTACCTGTAACTAAAACAAGTGAAGGTCAATTTAGAGATGTTCCTTTTGGAGAAGGGTGTGTTGATTTTGAAGGAACGTTACGTACACTCTATCGACTAGGTTATGATGGTACATTTTTAATTGAAATGTGGAGTGAAAAGGCAGAAGACTTTGAACTTGAAATAAAAAAAGCTAAAGATTATTTGATTCCTAAATTGAGAAAGGTGGGTTATCATGTCTAGAGCTGATGTTATAGAAGAGATGAAACAAAGAGTTTATGAAGCTAATATGGAGTTACCTAACTTAGATTTAGTAAAATTAACTTGGGGAAATGTTAGCGAAATTAATAGAGAATTAGGTGTTATTGTTATTAAACCGAGTGGAGTTCCTTATAAAGATATGACAAAAGATCAAATGGTAGTGACAGATTTGAAAGGAAATTTAGTTGAAAAAGACAGTTTAAAAGCTTCTTCAGATTTAGCAACGCATGTCGTATTGTATAAAAATTTTGAAACAGTTAATGCGGTAGTTCATACTCACTCGACGAATGCAGTCATGTGGGCACAATCAGGTTTTGATTTAAAAGCATATGGTACGACACATGCTGATACTTTTTACGGTTCTGTTCCATGTACTAGACAATTAACAGAAAATGAAGTACGAAATGACTATGAAGAAAATACTGGAAATGTGATTATTGAAACTTTTCTTGATAGAAAGATAAAGCCTGAGGAGGTACCAGGAGTTTTAGTGAGTGGTCATGGTCCCTTTACATGGGGGGAGACACCATTAAAAGCAGTAGAAAATAGTTTGATATTGGATGAAGTTTGTTTGATGGCTAAGGAAACTGAGCTAATTAATCAAAGAATTTCTTCTATTCCAAGTTACTTGTTAGATAAGCACTATTTAAGAAAGCATGGTAAGAATGCTTACTATGGACAATAAAAAAAACACCTAAAATCATAACTAAAATGATTTTAGGTATTTTTTTATTCCATGACATCAATTCCTAAAACTGTTAGATGTCCATTTCCAACCAATTTAATCACAAGACGTGCCATATGACTTGGTTCAAAATCGGAATCAGTAGTTACCCACCAATGAACAGTACCAATAAAAATAGAGGTCATATATTCAATGATAAAACTAATAGGAACTTCGATTTCATTTTCAGTAATTCTTAATTTTGAGAAAGTTTCTTCATACATGGTTGATAATACTTCTGCAATTTTTTTTCTGAATAATTCACTGGAACTGCCTTCTGTAAGGATTTTAAAGAAATTCTGCTTTTCTTTAATTAAAACAAAAACTTCGGTTAATGTTTTTTCGATTGATTTGATATGAATGAATTGAGACTTGTTAAATTTATCAGCATCTAAAATAACACTCAAATTTGAAATGGCAAACTCCATTACAAAATCATACAAATCAGGCTTATCTTTAAAATGAGCATAAAATGTTGCTCGATTGATCATTGCCTTATCAGCAATATCTTGAATGGTGATAGCCTCATATCCTTTTTGGTCAACTAAAGTTAAAAAGGCATCTACTATCATTTTTTTTGTTCTAATAACACGTAAATCTTGTTTTTTCATCCAAAAACCTCCTATCCAAAACAACAAAATGGATTCATTTGTTGCTTAAATCACAAATAACTCAAGATTGATGATTGAAATAATTCTTATTAAGCATAAAATATACTATATAGTATATCAAACACTTTGTAAGATAATCAACAAGGTGTTGGATTAAAAAAAGGACTGAGTAACAAATGATATTACGTGTAGGAATCGATGTAGGTTCAACAACTGTCAAATGTGTGGTGTTAAATCATCAGAATGAATTGATTTATTCAACTTATCAAAGGCATTTTTCTGATGTGAAACAAGCAACTTTAGATGTCCTTTTTGAAATGAAGGATAGAGTAGGTACAGATCATTCAATGCAGTTCATGATTACAGGATCTGGTGGGATGGGATTATCAGACTTACTTGAAATTCCGTTTATCCAAGAAGTTATTGCAGGAACTAAAGCAGTAGAGGAGATAATACCAGAAACTGATGTTGCCATTGAATTAGGCGGAGAAGATGCTAAAATCACTTTTTTTGAAGGATCATTGGAACAACGAATGAACGGAAGTTGTGCTGGAGGAACAGGTGCTTTTATTGACCAAATGGCAAGTTTACTAAAGACAGATGCTAATGGTTTGAATGAACTAGCTAAAAATCATCATACGATTTATCCAATTGCTTCAAGATGTGGTGTTTTTGCTAAGACAGATATTCAACCGTTAATTAATGAAGGGGCAAGAAAAGAAGATATTGCCGCTAGTGTTTATCAAGCTGTTGTGAATCAAACAATAGCAGGGCTAGCTTCTGGTCGAAAAATAAAAGGAAATGTCGCTTTACTGGGTGGTCCTTTATTTTTCATGAGTGAACTTAGAAATCGATTTGTTGAAACACTTGAATTAAAAGAAGAGCAAGTTATTTTTCCAGATAATTCACAGTTATTTGTTGCTTTAGGAGCAGCACTATCAATAAAAAATGAAGCAACTATTACAATTGATGAGTTAATCGATAGTTTGAAACACTCTAAGAAACAATCTTTAGGTATGGCTGATGCGTTACCTGAGTTATTTAAAGATGAAGAAGAGTTACAAGCTTTTAGAAAAAGGCACGAAAAAGCAACTTTAAAAGAATTTAATTTAGCTGACTATCATGGCCCCGTATTTATCGGGATTGATGCAGGTTCTACAACAACGAAAGTAGTTGTTATAGGAGATGAGTCTCAATTATTATATAGTTTTTACGGGAATAATGAAGGACAACCTCTTGAGACAACTGTTAATGTTTTAATGAAGGTTTATGAAATGATGCAAAAGGATTGTTATGTTGCTAAATCAGCTGTTACAGGATACGGTGAACATTTAATTAAGCATGGCTTAAAGGTTGATATTGGTGAAGTTGAAACAATGGCCCATTATAAAGCGGCAGATTATTTTGCACCAGGCGTTGATTTCATTTTAGATATTGGCGGACAAGATATGAAAGCCATGACAGTTAAAGATGGTGCTTTATCTTCTATCCAATTAAATGAAGCCTGTTCATCTGGTTGTGGTTCTTTTATCGAAACATTTGCTAAAAGTTTAAACTATAATGTGGAAGATTTTGCCCAAGCGGCGTTGGAATCTGGAACTCCTGTTGATTTAGGTTCTCGTTGTACTGTTTTTATGAATTCAAAAGTAAGACAAGTTCAAAAAGAAGGAGCG harbors:
- a CDS encoding TetR/AcrR family transcriptional regulator produces the protein MKKQDLRVIRTKKMIVDAFLTLVDQKGYEAITIQDIADKAMINRATFYAHFKDKPDLYDFVMEFAISNLSVILDADKFNKSQFIHIKSIEKTLTEVFVLIKEKQNFFKILTEGSSSELFRKKIAEVLSTMYEETFSKLRITENEIEVPISFIIEYMTSIFIGTVHWWVTTDSDFEPSHMARLVIKLVGNGHLTVLGIDVME
- a CDS encoding 3-keto-L-gulonate-6-phosphate decarboxylase UlaD; this encodes MTRPNLQIALDHNTLESALANVTKVGDIVDILEVGTILCLQEGNQAIRCIKEIFPEKKIVADTKCADAGGTVAKNVADAGADWMTVICCATLPTMEAAKKEVEELQVELYGDWTFEQAESWRAIGIKQAIYHQSRDALLSGETWGEKDLTKVKKLIELGFNVSVTGGLNVETLKLFEGIDVYTFITGRGITAAKDPVQAANDFKNEIVRIWGE
- a CDS encoding PTS sugar transporter subunit IIB → MRILISCANGSGTSLMMMRSTEKAMKELNIPITKIHHCSISEGKSSATQYDVVFTPVNFLGMFDQAIKKGVTVVGIKNVMSHKEIGEKFTETNLYERIKTK
- a CDS encoding L-ribulose-5-phosphate 3-epimerase, translating into MPQIGIYEKALPKEISWEERLRLTKKMGFDFIEMSIDETDERLARLDMSQDEIKKIRTCCQVEGVRINSICLSGHRRFPFGSNNLEKRKQAEIILNKAIELAHQLGITIIQIAGYDVYYEEKSMLSRERFIDGLIKGVKKASEYGIILSIEIMDDPFMNSIQKFLEIKKQIPSPFLQVYPDLGNLSAWSENNPSQEIELGIDAITSIHLKDTLPVTKTSEGQFRDVPFGEGCVDFEGTLRTLYRLGYDGTFLIEMWSEKAEDFELEIKKAKDYLIPKLRKVGYHV
- the araD gene encoding L-ribulose-5-phosphate 4-epimerase AraD, producing the protein MSRADVIEEMKQRVYEANMELPNLDLVKLTWGNVSEINRELGVIVIKPSGVPYKDMTKDQMVVTDLKGNLVEKDSLKASSDLATHVVLYKNFETVNAVVHTHSTNAVMWAQSGFDLKAYGTTHADTFYGSVPCTRQLTENEVRNDYEENTGNVIIETFLDRKIKPEEVPGVLVSGHGPFTWGETPLKAVENSLILDEVCLMAKETELINQRISSIPSYLLDKHYLRKHGKNAYYGQ